A single Glycine soja cultivar W05 chromosome 14, ASM419377v2, whole genome shotgun sequence DNA region contains:
- the LOC114384988 gene encoding ubiquitin carboxyl-terminal hydrolase 26-like isoform X2 → MTRPTTRSKNKRQRQGDDDGGGTSDIWRKIHITGAVTEDDMNQLYMIWKPVCSGCRVNTKDNPNCFCALVPPANGTRKSGLWQKMADFVESLGPDPNMDLRVSDSSPAGLTNLGATCYANSILQCLYMNKSFREGIFSVEPDVLQQQPVLDQLTQLFVHLHASKMAFIDSSPFVKTLELDNGIQQDSHEFLTLLLSLLERCLSHSKIAKARTIVQDLFRGSVSHVTTCSQCGRDSEASSKMEDFYGLELNIKGLKGLDESLDDYLAIEELHGDNQYFCESCKTRVDATRSIKLCTLPDVLNFQLKRYVFLPQNTMKKKVTSAFSFPAELDMRHRLSEPSQFELIYDLSAVLIHKGTAVNSGHYIAHIKDVNTGQWWEFDDENVTNLGCHPFGEGTSSTSKSVKTDVLHSNCSEAMLADSNGLDATHAQSLLVETFSSSDAYMLMYHLKHSKNVGEKGGIVYGANLEVEGNAVTAQDSACLPSHFCKEIQNFNASYLDSCEQYKHRKELELSHINERRQEVRSILAEAPTQPLEQPYFWICSDWLRQWADNIIPIALDNTSIQCSHGKVPVSKVTSMKRLSSKAWDKLLSKYGGGPTLSHEDCCWDCLIDGAQNVVSADTYRDQRESLKRLARDILDGNCEDGMYYVSRPWLQQWWKRKVVDAPSEADAGPTAAICCPHGQLMPEQAVGAKRLLVPEDFWLFLYKDAISVKPDDPLGCPTFPLDSRRCSQCSDELSEEACLEDSLRLVKQMQRQNHEKLFVGKSMPLSLHCKYFLVPSSWISKWRNYINLAVKNSDKPETLDGVIDSLMCEKVSGLTIISENDWKCFCEEWSGIETKGISARIENVNDSENALTGSCREMPICEDQLNTWDKVNNESGNGHIVIKTCPEVCESCVGEKESCELMQKLNYCNQDISVILVRGKEVPKSILEASKGFVEIDRRVSKRSRKTKNGSSISLKVSASTSIYQLKMMIWESFAVVKENQILQKGDRTIDVDNEYATLVDANIFAGDQIIVRDSEIHENRDIADELCDEEMETQHTEAGFRGTLLTSNVSSQVV, encoded by the exons TCCCGACCCAAATATGGATCTTCGTGTTTCTGATAGTTCACCTGCAGGTCTGACAAATCTTGGCGCAACATGCTATGCCAACAGTATACTACAGTGCTTGTATATGAATAAATCTTTCCGAGAAGGCATATTTTCTGTAGAACCGGATGTTTTACAACAACAACCAGTGTTAGATCAACTGACTCAACTTTTTGTACATTTGCATGCTAGTAAAATGGCTTTCATAGATTCTTCTCCATTTGTAAAAACATTGGAGCTAGACAATGGAATTCAGCAGGATAGCCACGAGTTCTTGACATTGCTTCTGTCATTACTTGAGCGTTGTTTGAGCCATTCCAAAATTGCCAAGGCAAGAACAATAGTTCAAGATCTTTTTCGAGGAAGTGTGTCTCATGTGACAAC GTGTTCGCAATGTGGAAGAGACTCTGAGGCTTCTTCCAAAATGGAAGACTTCTATGGGTTAGAGTTGAATATCAAGGGACTGAAAGGTTTAGATGAGAGCCTAGATGATTATCTTGCTATTGAAGAGCTTCATGGAGACAATCAATATTTCTGTGAGTCATGTAAAACAAGAGTTGATGCTACTCGCAGCATCAAGCTGTGTACATTGCCTGATGTACTTAATTTTCAACTTAAACGTTATGTCTTCCTTCCACAG AAtacaatgaagaagaaagtTACTTCTGCATTTTCATTTCCTGCTGAACTTGATATGCGCCATAGATTGTCTGAGCCATCTCAGTTTGAATTGATATATGACTTGTCAGCTGTACTGATTCACAAAGGAACTGCTGTTAATAGTGGTCATTACATTGCCCATATCAAGGATGTAAACACTGGGCAATGGTGGGAGTTTGATGACGAGAATGTTACTAACTTGGGTTGCCATCCATTTGGGGAAGGAACTTCTTCTACTTCTAAATCTGTTAAGACAGATGTACTTCATTCTAATTGCTCTGAAGCAATGCTAGCTGACAGTAATGGTTTAGATGCCACTCATGCGCAATCTTTGCTTGTGGAGACATTTTCATCTAGTGATGCTTACATGTTGATGTACCATCTTAAGCATAGCAAAAATGTTGGTGAAAAGGGGGGAATCGTTTATGGTGCTAACCTTGAAGTAGAGGGCAATGCAGTTACTGCACAAGACAGTGCTTGtcttccttctcatttttgCAAAGAGATTCAAAATTTCAATGCTTCATATCTTGATTCTTGCGAGCAGTACAAACATAGGAAAGAGTTAGAATTGAGCCATATCAATGAGAGGAGACAGGAAGTTCGATCCATTTTAGCTGAAGCTCCTACTCAACCACTGGAGCAACcgtatttttggatttgtagtGACTGGCTTCGCCAGTGGGCTGACAACATTATTCCAAT TGCTCTTGACAATACATCTATCCAATGTTCACATGGGAAAGTCCCAGTGTCAAAGGTTACCTCAATGAAGCGATTATCTTCTAAAGCATGGGATAAATTATTGTCTAAG TATGGTGGGGGACCAACTCTTTCTCATGAAGACTGTTGTTGGGATTGTCTGATTGATGGGGCTCAGAATGTGGTGTCAGCTGACACTTATCGGGATCAAAGAGAATCATTGAAGCGACTTGCACGGGATATTCTCGATGGAAATTGTGAAGACGGAATGTACTATGTGTCTAGACCATG GTTGCAGCAATGGTGGAAAAGAAAAGTTGTTGATGCTCCATCTGAAGCTGATGCTGGACCAACAGCAGCCATTTGTTGTCCACATGGGCAACTTATGCCTGAGCAAGCTGTTGGTGCTAAGCGGTTGCTTGTTCCTGAGGATTTCTGGCTTTTCTTATATAAAGATGCCATTTCTGTAAAACCTGATGATCCTCTAGGTTGCCCTACTTTTCCTTTAGACTCCAGAAGGTGTTCCCAATGCAGTGATGAATTATCTGAAGAGGCTTGCTTGGAGGACTCTTTGAG ATTAGTAAAACAAATGCAACGCCAAAATCATGAGAAATTATTTGTTGGTAAAAGTATGCCGCTTTCTCTACATTGCAAGTATTTCTTAGTTCCTTCTTCGTGGATTTCAAAATGGAGAAATTACATTAATTTGGCTGTCAAGAATTCAGATAAACCTGAAACTTTAGATGGGGTAATCGATTCACTGATGTGTGAAAAG GTAAGTGGCTTAACCATCATATCTGAGAATGATTGGAAATGCTTCTGTGAAGAATGGAGTGGTATTGAGACCAAAGGAATATCTGCAAGAATTGAGAATGTTAATGATTCAGAAAATGCTTTGACTGGATCCTGCAGAGAGATGCCAATATGTGAGGATCAACTTAACACTTGGGATAAAGTGAATAATGAAAGTGGGAATGGACACATTGTGATTAAGACTTGTCCTGAG GTTTGTGAAAGTTGCGTTGGAGAAAAGGAAAGCTGTGAGTTAATGCAGAAACTTAACTATTGCAATCAGGACATTAGTGTAATTCTTGTCCGTGGAAAGGAGGTCCCTAAATCAATCTTAGAGGCTTCAAAGGGCTTTGTTGAAATAGACAGGCGGGTTTCCAAACGTTCCCGGAAGACTAAAAATGGGAGTTCCATTAGTCTAAAAGTTTCTGCTTCAACATCTATTTACCAGCTGAAAATGATGATATGGGAATCCTTTGCG GTTGTCAAAGAAAACCAGATACTACAAAAAGGTGATAGAAcaattgatgttgataatgaatATGCTACGCTTGTGGATGCAAACATATTTGCTGGAGATCAGATTATTGTGAGGGACTCCGAGATCCATGAAAATCGAGATATTGCAG ATGAgctttgtgatgaggaaatggAAACACAACATACCGAGGCAGGATTTCGTGGAACACTCTTAACATCGAACGTTTCATCTCAGGTGGTTTAG
- the LOC114384988 gene encoding ubiquitin carboxyl-terminal hydrolase 26-like isoform X1 — protein MTRPTTRSKNKRQRQGDDDGGGTSDIWRKIHITGAVTEDDMNQLYMIWKPVCSGCRVNTKDNPNCFCALVPPANGTRKSGLWQKMADFVESLGPDPNMDLRVSDSSPAGLTNLGATCYANSILQCLYMNKSFREGIFSVEPDVLQQQPVLDQLTQLFVHLHASKMAFIDSSPFVKTLELDNGIQQDSHEFLTLLLSLLERCLSHSKIAKARTIVQDLFRGSVSHVTTCSQCGRDSEASSKMEDFYGLELNIKGLKGLDESLDDYLAIEELHGDNQYFCESCKTRVDATRSIKLCTLPDVLNFQLKRYVFLPQNTMKKKVTSAFSFPAELDMRHRLSEPSQFELIYDLSAVLIHKGTAVNSGHYIAHIKDVNTGQWWEFDDENVTNLGCHPFGEGTSSTSKSVKTDVLHSNCSEAMLADSNGLDATHAQSLLVETFSSSDAYMLMYHLKHSKNVGEKGGIVYGANLEVEGNAVTAQDSACLPSHFCKEIQNFNASYLDSCEQYKHRKELELSHINERRQEVRSILAEAPTQPLEQPYFWICSDWLRQWADNIIPIALDNTSIQCSHGKVPVSKVTSMKRLSSKAWDKLLSKYGGGPTLSHEDCCWDCLIDGAQNVVSADTYRDQRESLKRLARDILDGNCEDGMYYVSRPWLQQWWKRKVVDAPSEADAGPTAAICCPHGQLMPEQAVGAKRLLVPEDFWLFLYKDAISVKPDDPLGCPTFPLDSRRCSQCSDELSEEACLEDSLRLVKQMQRQNHEKLFVGKSMPLSLHCKYFLVPSSWISKWRNYINLAVKNSDKPETLDGVIDSLMCEKHSRLIERPPELVFRRGAIIARESSVSGLTIISENDWKCFCEEWSGIETKGISARIENVNDSENALTGSCREMPICEDQLNTWDKVNNESGNGHIVIKTCPEVCESCVGEKESCELMQKLNYCNQDISVILVRGKEVPKSILEASKGFVEIDRRVSKRSRKTKNGSSISLKVSASTSIYQLKMMIWESFAVVKENQILQKGDRTIDVDNEYATLVDANIFAGDQIIVRDSEIHENRDIADELCDEEMETQHTEAGFRGTLLTSNVSSQVV, from the exons TCCCGACCCAAATATGGATCTTCGTGTTTCTGATAGTTCACCTGCAGGTCTGACAAATCTTGGCGCAACATGCTATGCCAACAGTATACTACAGTGCTTGTATATGAATAAATCTTTCCGAGAAGGCATATTTTCTGTAGAACCGGATGTTTTACAACAACAACCAGTGTTAGATCAACTGACTCAACTTTTTGTACATTTGCATGCTAGTAAAATGGCTTTCATAGATTCTTCTCCATTTGTAAAAACATTGGAGCTAGACAATGGAATTCAGCAGGATAGCCACGAGTTCTTGACATTGCTTCTGTCATTACTTGAGCGTTGTTTGAGCCATTCCAAAATTGCCAAGGCAAGAACAATAGTTCAAGATCTTTTTCGAGGAAGTGTGTCTCATGTGACAAC GTGTTCGCAATGTGGAAGAGACTCTGAGGCTTCTTCCAAAATGGAAGACTTCTATGGGTTAGAGTTGAATATCAAGGGACTGAAAGGTTTAGATGAGAGCCTAGATGATTATCTTGCTATTGAAGAGCTTCATGGAGACAATCAATATTTCTGTGAGTCATGTAAAACAAGAGTTGATGCTACTCGCAGCATCAAGCTGTGTACATTGCCTGATGTACTTAATTTTCAACTTAAACGTTATGTCTTCCTTCCACAG AAtacaatgaagaagaaagtTACTTCTGCATTTTCATTTCCTGCTGAACTTGATATGCGCCATAGATTGTCTGAGCCATCTCAGTTTGAATTGATATATGACTTGTCAGCTGTACTGATTCACAAAGGAACTGCTGTTAATAGTGGTCATTACATTGCCCATATCAAGGATGTAAACACTGGGCAATGGTGGGAGTTTGATGACGAGAATGTTACTAACTTGGGTTGCCATCCATTTGGGGAAGGAACTTCTTCTACTTCTAAATCTGTTAAGACAGATGTACTTCATTCTAATTGCTCTGAAGCAATGCTAGCTGACAGTAATGGTTTAGATGCCACTCATGCGCAATCTTTGCTTGTGGAGACATTTTCATCTAGTGATGCTTACATGTTGATGTACCATCTTAAGCATAGCAAAAATGTTGGTGAAAAGGGGGGAATCGTTTATGGTGCTAACCTTGAAGTAGAGGGCAATGCAGTTACTGCACAAGACAGTGCTTGtcttccttctcatttttgCAAAGAGATTCAAAATTTCAATGCTTCATATCTTGATTCTTGCGAGCAGTACAAACATAGGAAAGAGTTAGAATTGAGCCATATCAATGAGAGGAGACAGGAAGTTCGATCCATTTTAGCTGAAGCTCCTACTCAACCACTGGAGCAACcgtatttttggatttgtagtGACTGGCTTCGCCAGTGGGCTGACAACATTATTCCAAT TGCTCTTGACAATACATCTATCCAATGTTCACATGGGAAAGTCCCAGTGTCAAAGGTTACCTCAATGAAGCGATTATCTTCTAAAGCATGGGATAAATTATTGTCTAAG TATGGTGGGGGACCAACTCTTTCTCATGAAGACTGTTGTTGGGATTGTCTGATTGATGGGGCTCAGAATGTGGTGTCAGCTGACACTTATCGGGATCAAAGAGAATCATTGAAGCGACTTGCACGGGATATTCTCGATGGAAATTGTGAAGACGGAATGTACTATGTGTCTAGACCATG GTTGCAGCAATGGTGGAAAAGAAAAGTTGTTGATGCTCCATCTGAAGCTGATGCTGGACCAACAGCAGCCATTTGTTGTCCACATGGGCAACTTATGCCTGAGCAAGCTGTTGGTGCTAAGCGGTTGCTTGTTCCTGAGGATTTCTGGCTTTTCTTATATAAAGATGCCATTTCTGTAAAACCTGATGATCCTCTAGGTTGCCCTACTTTTCCTTTAGACTCCAGAAGGTGTTCCCAATGCAGTGATGAATTATCTGAAGAGGCTTGCTTGGAGGACTCTTTGAG ATTAGTAAAACAAATGCAACGCCAAAATCATGAGAAATTATTTGTTGGTAAAAGTATGCCGCTTTCTCTACATTGCAAGTATTTCTTAGTTCCTTCTTCGTGGATTTCAAAATGGAGAAATTACATTAATTTGGCTGTCAAGAATTCAGATAAACCTGAAACTTTAGATGGGGTAATCGATTCACTGATGTGTGAAAAG CATTCACGGCTCATTGAAAGGCCTCCTGAACTGGTTTTCAGACGTGGTGCTATAATTGCCAGAGAATCTTCT GTAAGTGGCTTAACCATCATATCTGAGAATGATTGGAAATGCTTCTGTGAAGAATGGAGTGGTATTGAGACCAAAGGAATATCTGCAAGAATTGAGAATGTTAATGATTCAGAAAATGCTTTGACTGGATCCTGCAGAGAGATGCCAATATGTGAGGATCAACTTAACACTTGGGATAAAGTGAATAATGAAAGTGGGAATGGACACATTGTGATTAAGACTTGTCCTGAG GTTTGTGAAAGTTGCGTTGGAGAAAAGGAAAGCTGTGAGTTAATGCAGAAACTTAACTATTGCAATCAGGACATTAGTGTAATTCTTGTCCGTGGAAAGGAGGTCCCTAAATCAATCTTAGAGGCTTCAAAGGGCTTTGTTGAAATAGACAGGCGGGTTTCCAAACGTTCCCGGAAGACTAAAAATGGGAGTTCCATTAGTCTAAAAGTTTCTGCTTCAACATCTATTTACCAGCTGAAAATGATGATATGGGAATCCTTTGCG GTTGTCAAAGAAAACCAGATACTACAAAAAGGTGATAGAAcaattgatgttgataatgaatATGCTACGCTTGTGGATGCAAACATATTTGCTGGAGATCAGATTATTGTGAGGGACTCCGAGATCCATGAAAATCGAGATATTGCAG ATGAgctttgtgatgaggaaatggAAACACAACATACCGAGGCAGGATTTCGTGGAACACTCTTAACATCGAACGTTTCATCTCAGGTGGTTTAG